The following is a genomic window from Azospirillaceae bacterium.
ATATGCTACGAGTTGTGATTTTCACCACGCCTACAGCAGGTCGCGCAGCATGGCCACCAGCGGCACGTCGGCCGGGGGCATGGGATAGTCGGCCAGGCGTTCCGGCCGCGCCCAGGCCAGTACCTGGCCCTCCAGCGGCTGGGGCGTGCCCTGCCAGACGCGGCAGACGTAGAGCGGCATCAGCAGGTGGAAGGTCTCATAGCGGTGGCTGGCGAAGGTGAAGGGCGCCAGGCAGCTGGACCGGGTGTCGATGCCCAGTTCCTCCCGCAGTTCCCGCACCAACGCCACCTCCGGCGTCTCACCCGGATCGACCTTGCCGCCGGGGAACTCCCACAATCCCGCCAGCGACTTGCCCGGCGGCCGCTGGGCCAGCAACACCCGCCCGTCGGCATCCACCAGCGCCACGGCGGCGACCAGCAGGGTGGGCACGGGCGCCACCGGCTCCGCCTTGCCGTCCCAGCAGGGGGTCATCTCATCCGCCATGGTATGCCCTTTCCAAACTGAAATCCGCGGCATGAGGCTTTCCTCATGCCGCCGTAGGATGCGACCGCATCCGCCGGAAGTTTCCGGGGAGCGTAGCGGACTGGAAACTGAGGACAAGGCAAGCGGGCGGATGCCCGCGCCCGCCGCCTGAGGGAACCTCAATTAACTTCTATAACTGCCGTTAATATCGATATAGCCGTGGGTCAGGTCGCAGGTCCAGACCGTGGCCTTGCCCCGGCCCAGCCCCAGGTCGACCTGGATATCGATCTCCTGCCCCTTCATGTGGGCGGCCACCGGCGCCTCGTCATAGCCCGGGACCTCCATCCCGTTGGCGCAGATCTGCACGCCGCCGATGCTGATCACCAGCCGGTCGCGGTCGGCCTTCTCACCGGCGCGGCCCACGGCGGCGACGATGCGGCCCCAGTTGGCGTCCTCGCCCGCCACCGCCGTCTTCACCAGGGGGGAATTGGCGACGGTCAGGGCGATGCGCTTGGCGGCCTTGGCGCTGACCGCCCCTGTCACCGTCAGGGTGACGAACTTGGTCGCCCCCTCGCCGTCGCGCACGATCTGCTGGGCCAGGTCCAGGCAGACGGCGTCCAGCGCCTTGGCGAAGGGGCGCAGGCGCGCGTCATTGATGTCGGTGATGGGGGCGTTGCCGGCCTGGCCGGTGGCCACCAGGATCACCGTGTCGCTGGTGGAGGTGTCGCCGTCCACCGTCACGCAGTTGAAGCTGAGGTCGGTGGCGCGCGACAGCAGCTTCTGCAGCACCGGGGCCGCGATGGCCGCGTCGGTGAACAGGAAGCCCAGCATGGTCGCCATGTCGGGTGCGATCATGCCGCTGCCCTTGGCGAAGCCGTTCAGGGTCACCGTCTTGCCGTCGATCTTGCAGCTGGCGACCGCCCCCTTGGGGAAGGTGTCGGTGGTCATGATGGCACGGGCGGCGGCGTCCCAGGCGCCGGCGTCCAGCCGGCCCCAGGCCTCACCCAGGTGCTGGGCGATCTTGTCGGCCGGCAGGGGCTGGCCGATGACGCCGGTGGAGGCGACGAACACCTCTTCCGGCTTGCAGCCCACCAGTTCGGCGGCCCTGGCCACCGTCTGGGAGACCAGCGATTCGCCGGCCGCACCGGTGAAGGCGTTGGAGTTGCCGGAGTTCACCACCAGGGCGCGGGCGCTGCCGCCCGTCAGGCCGCGGCGGCACCAGTGCACGGGCGCGCTGGCCGTCAGGGAGCGGGTTAGCACGCCGGCCACCGTGGTGCCGGGCGCCAGTTCGGCCACCATCAGGTCGTCCCGGCCCTTGTAGCGGATGCCGCAGTTGTAGGCGGCCAGGCGGACGCCGGCCACGGGGGACAGGGTGGGGAAACCGGCGGGCGCCAGGGGGGAGACCTTGAGGGCCATGGGGATCGCTCCGGAAAAGGCGGCAAAACGCGCCGAAAATAGGCTGAAAATAGTGACAAATTAGAGCGGAACGCGATCAGGTGGAATCACCTGATCGTGTAAATCCGCTCTATCATGAACAGCTTAAGAGCAAGATGCGATCACGCGTGATCGCATCTTGCTCTTAATCGAAAAGGGCCGCCCTCAGGCCATGAAAAAGGGCGCGAAGCCCGCGCCCTTTTCACCAGAAATCCACGCCGGCCGGCCCTCACGAGTGAGGGGCCGGCCGGCGCGCTTGATCGACCTTACTGCTTGGCCGGCGCCGCGGGGGCGGCGGCGGGGGCCGGCGGGGTCAGGGAGATGGCCTGCTTGCCGGTGATGTCGAAGGCCTCGACCTTGGCACCCTTGCGCAGGTCGGCGACGACCTGGGCGGCCAGATCCTGGGCCTCGGCCTGGGCGACCTGTTCCTTCACCTGCTCGAACGGCGGGGCCTGGCGCTTGCGGCGGTCCTCAACCTTGATCACGTGCCAGCCGAAGTCGGTCTTCACCGGGGTCTTGCTGACCTCGCCGGGCTTCATGGCGAAGGCGGCGTCGGCGAACGGGGCCACCATCTCGCTCTTCGAGAAGTAGCCGAGATCACCGGCCTGGGCGGCGGAGTTCTTGTCGATCTGCTGCTCGGAAGCCAGCTTGGCGAAATCGGCGCCGCCTTGGATCTGCTTGATCAGCGCGTCGGCCTCTTCCTTGGTCTTGACCAGGATGTGACGGGCGCGGACTTCGTCCTCGACCGGCAGGGCCTTGACCATCTCGTCATACTTCTTCTTCAGCAGGGCGTCGTTCATGCGCGCGTCGACCTGCTTGCGCACGTAGGCCTGCTCCACGAAACGCTCCTCGGCGCGCTTCAGGTCGGCCTTCACTTCCTTGCTGTCCTGCAGCTTGTCCTTGTAACCGGCGTCGGTCAGCAGCTTGGCGGTGATCAGGCTGTCCAGCACGCGCGGGTAGGCGTCGGACAGGTGGACCTGCTGCTGCGTCTGGGCGGGCAGCTGCTGGTAGGCCTGCAGCACTTCCGAGCGATGGATTTCCTTGCCGTTGACCTTGGCGACCACGGGGTCGTCCACAGCCTGGGCGGGCGCACCGGCGGCAGGGGCCGCGGCCTTGGGGGCGTCGGCGGCCACGGCCACACCGGCCAGGGAACCAAAAGCCGCGGTCAGCAGCGCGGCACGCAACATCTTCACATACATGGAGCTGAATTCCTCGAACATGGGCTGCATCAAGAACGGCGCGACGGGTAGGGACCAGGGACGGCCACGCCGTAGCACTGCCGGGCCCTTCTTCGGCTGTCGCGCCATAAAACACGGGGGCGGTCCCCATCGCAAGGCGAGAGAGAGGGCCGGACGCACGGTTGGGTGCACCGGTAACGTGTCCAGTTGACGCACCGGCCGTGCCCACGACCGGCCGGCCACGGGCATCAAAGCGGTTGGAAAGCAAGCGGATCATGATATGGTCCCAGCCCGCGCGTGTGGGGGACTTTTTTTGAGCGGCGGGTGGGACCGGGGCGCGAACGGCGCCGGAAACGGCGGGGCTTCATTGACCGCCGGGCCAGGACACCTTATCTCAGGAACGCGCGTGAGGGCCCGCCCAAGCGGGCCCCTTCCGATCGGCCCCCTCCGCTCGGGAAAAGGCGGCCGGGGCGACCCGACCGCCAGCCCCAACGGTCGTATTGTCATTTTCGTTTCCTTCGAGGTTTTCATGCTCGGTTCCATCGCCCGCAAACTGTTCGGCAGCGCAAACGAGCGCGTTGTCAAAAGCTTGCGGAAGGACGTCGATGCCATCAACGCGCTGGAACCGAAGCTGGTCTCGCTGTCCGACGACGAGCTGAAGATGCGCACCGACTGGCTGCGCGACCGGTTGGCCAAGGGCGAAAGCCTGGACGACATCCTGCCCGACGCCTTCGCCACCGTGCGTGAGGCGGCCAAGCGCACCCTGGGCCAGCGCCACTTCGACGTGCAGCTGATGGGCGGCATGGTCCTGCACCGCGGCCGCATCGCCGAGATGCGCACCGGCGAAGGCAAGACCCTGGTCGCCACCCTGGCCGTCTACCTGAACGCGCTGGAGGGCAAGGGCGTCCACGTCATCACCGTGAACGACTACCTGGCCCGTCGCGACAGCGCCACCATGGCCCGCGTCTACGGCTTCCTGGGCCTGACCACCGACTGTATCGTCCACGGCCTGGACGATGACGAGCGCCGCCGCGCCTACGCCGCCGACATCACCTACGGCACCAACAACGAATTCGGCTTCGACTACCTGCGCGACAACATGAAGTTCCGCCTGGACGACATGGTCCAGCGGCCCTTCAACTTCGCCGTGGTGGACGAGGTCGATAGCGTGCTGGTCGACGAGGCCCGCACCCCCCTGATCATCTCCGGCCCGTCCACCGACGGTTCCGAACTCTACGCCGCCGTCGACACGGTCATCCTGCGCCTGGATGAGAGCGACTATGAGAAGGATGAGAAGGCCAAGTCCGTCATACCTGACGGAAGACGGCACGGAGAAGGTCTCCCAGATCCTGATGGAGATGGATCTGCTGAAGCAGGGCGACCTGTACGACATCCATAACATCACCCTGGTCCACCATGTGAACCAGGCCTTGCGCGCCCACCAGCTGTTCACCCGCGACGTGGACTACATCGTCAAGGACGACAAGGTCGTCATCATCGATGAGTTCACCGGCCGCATGATGGACGGTCGCCGCTATTCCGAAGGCCTGCACCAGGCCCTGGAGGCGAAGGAGCATGTGACCATCCAGCGTGAGAACCAGACGTTGGCGTCCATCACCTTCCAGAACTATTTCCGCCTGTACCCCAAGCTGGCCGGCATGACCGGCACCGCCCTGACGGAAGCCGCGGAATTCGCGGAGATCTATAACCTGGACGTGGTCGACATCCCGACCAACGTGCCGGTGTGCCGCATCGACTATGATGACGAGGTCTATCGCACGGCGCGCGAGAAGTACGACGCCATCGTCAAGCTGGTGCAGGAGTGCCGCGAGCGGCAGCAGCCGGTCCTGGTCGGCACCATCTCCATCGAGAAGTCGGAACTGCTGTCCGACCTGCTGAAGAAGCAGGGCATCCCGCACAACGTGCTGAACGCCCGCTATCACGAGCAGGAAGCCTACATCGTGGCGCAGGCCGGCCGCCCCGGCGGCGTCACCATCGCCACCAACATGGCCGGCCGCGGCACCGACATCAAGTTGGGCGGCAACATCGAGATGCGCATCGAGTATGAGCTGACCGAGGTGACCGACCCGGCCGAGCGCGAACAGCGCATCCGCCAGATCGAGGCCGAGGTGGCGGCCGCCAAGGACGTGGCGCTGGCCGGCGGCGGCCTGTACGTCGTGGGCACGGAACGGCACGAAAGCCGCCGCATCGACAACCAGCTGCGCGGCCGGTCCGGCCGCCAGGGGGACCCCGGCGCCTCCAAGTTCTTCCTGTCGCTGGAAGACGACCTCATGCGCATCTTCGGGTCGCAGCGCATGGACACCATGCTGCAGCGCCTGGGCCTGCAGGAGGGTGAGGCCATCATCCACAGCTGGATCAACAAGGCGCTGGAAAAGGCCCAGAGCCGGGTCGAGGCCCACAACTTCGAGATCCGCAAGAACCTGCTGAAGTACGACAACGTCATGAACGACCAGCGCAAGGTCGTCTATGAACAGCGTCGCGAGATCATGGCCGTCGACGAGATCAAGGAAACCGTCGAGGACATGCGCCAGGACACCATCAACACCCTGGTGGCCAAGGCCGTGCCCGCCAACGCCTATGCCGAGCAGTGGAACATGCCGGCGCTGCAGGAGGATGTGCAGCGCGTCCTGAACCTGGACCTGCCCATCGTGGAATGGGGCAAGGAAGAGGGCATCGCCGAGGTCGAGATCGAGCAGCGGCTGATGGCCGCCGCGACCGAGGCCTACGCCGCCAAGGAGGCCAGCTACGGCCCCGAGATCATGCGCTCCATCGAGCGCAGCCTGCTGCTGCAGCTGCTGGACCAGTCGTGGAAGGATCACCTGCTGTCGCTGGACCACCTGCGCCAGGGCATCAACCTGCGTGCCTATGGCCAGCGTGATCCGCTGAACGAATACAAGCGCGAAGCCTTCAACCTGTTCGAGGAGTTGCTGGACAGCCTGCGTGAGCAGGTGACCCAGGTGCTGATGCGCGTCCAGCTGCAGATGTCCGAGCCGCAGCCGGAATTCGCCCCGGTTTTTCCGGCCGGTGACGGCGTGCAACTGATGAGCGAAGGCCGTGGCGAGGCACCGGCCCTGCCGCCGGCCGACGAGCCCCTGCCCCCCGGCATGGCCCGCGCCAGCAGCGGCCTGAGTTATGGTGCGGTGTCCCTGCCGCAGTCCACCAAGGTGGGCGGCCAGGATCCGGAGACGTGGATGAACACGCCGCGCAATTCCCTCTGCCCCTGCGGCAGCGGCCAGAAGTACAAGCACTGCCACGGCCGGGCCCCTTAAGGGTCCGGTCAGCCTGCACGCCGGCCCGCGGGGAGCGCCATGCCGAACACCGAAGACATGTTGACGGACGATGAGTCCAACCGTGCGGCCCCGCCGGTCAACGAGGACATCATCGACCGCCTGCGCCGCCGTGCCGAACGCGCGCGCGACCGCTATCCCGACCATGCCGGCGACCCCGGCACCCTGGTCGGCGGCCTGATCGAGGATTACGAGGCCGCCGCCCTGGAGATCGAACGCCTGCGCGCCGCCCTCAAGGACATCGCGCGGCGTTCCCTGGCCGGCATGCGGCCGGAGATGTAGGGCTCAACGGCCTGAGGAAAACAAAAAAGGCGGCCCCGTTTTGGGTGCCGCCTTTTTTGTTTTCCTCAGGCGCCGGCGGGCCATCCGGCCCTTGGCTGTCCTCGGTTTCCAGTCCGCCTGCGGCTCCCCGAAAACCTCCGGCGGCCCCAGTCGGGGCCTACTCGCTGCGCTCGGCTTTCTTTTTCCTCAAGCGCAATCGGGCGACCTCAGTCCGGATACCGTATCTCCAGGATTTCCACCTCTTCCGGGCCCTTGGGCGTGCGCACGATGACGACGTCACCCACCTTCGCCTTCATCAGGGCGCGCGCCACCGGCGATACCCAGCTGATGCGGTTGCGGTCCATGTCGACCTCGTCCCGGCCGACGATGGTGACGGTCATGCGCCGGTCGTCCTCATCGGCATAAGTGACGGTGGCGCCGAAGAAGACCTGGGAGCGGTTCTTCTGCAACTGCGGGTCCACCACCTCGGCACTTTCCACCCGCTTGGTCAGGAAGCGGATGCGGCGATCGATCTCACGCAGGCGTTTCTTGCCGTACAGGTAATCGCCGTTTTCCGACCGGTCGCCGTTGCCGGCGGCCCAGGACACCACCTCCACCACCTTGGGCCGTTCCACCCGCAGCAGGTGCTGGCGCTCGTCCCGCATGCGGGCGAAGCCTTCCGGCGTCATATAATTCTTGGCGCCCGCCGGCAGGGGCGGCAGGTCGTCCTCATCATCGTCGTCAAGATCGGGTTTGGTGTTCATCGGCGACAGGCATACCCCAAGGTAAAACTCACCCTGGCCCTCTACTCCACCTGGAGCGTAGCGACAAGGCCGCGACCGCGGCCACCGCAGATTTCTGGGGAGCGTGAGCGGACTGGAAATCGAGGATAGCCCAAGGGCCGGATGGCCCGCCGGCGCCTGAGGCGAACGAAAGCTACATCTCCCGCAGCGCCTTCATGAAGCCTTCCACCGCCTGGTTCAGGCGGCCGGCCTCGCGGCTCAGGCCGCCGGCGGTGCCCAGCACCTCGCCCGCGGCACTGCCGGCACTTTCGGTGGCGGCGGTCAGTGAGGTCAGGGTGCGGGTAACATGGCTGGTGCCGTCGGCCGCCTCCGCCACGTTGCGGGCGATCTCACGGGTGGCGGCCCCCTGTTCCTCCACCGCGGCGGCGATGGCGGCGGCGACCTCGTTCACCTCGCGGATGGTGGCCTCGATGCGGGCCATGGCCTCAACACCCTGGCCCGTGCGCTGGCTGATGTCCTGGACGTACTGGGTGATCTCTTCCGTGGCCTTGGCGGTCTGGCCGGCCAGGGTCTTCACCTCTGACGCCACCACGGCGAAGCCCTTGCCGGCGTCGCCCGCCCTGGCCGCCTCGATGGTGGCGTTCAGGGCCAGCAGGTTGGTCTGGCTGGCGATGTCGCTGATCAGGCCGACGACGGCGCTGATGCGGTCCGACGCCTCGGCCAGGCTGCCCATGGTGCCACCGGTGGCCGAGGCCTCCGCCACCGCGCGGGCGGCGATGCTTTTGGACCGTTCGACCTGGCGGCCGACCTCATCCACCGAGGCCGCCAGTTCCTGGGCGGCGGCGGCCACTGTCTGCACGTTGTTGGAGGTCTGGCTGGCGGCGGCCTGCACGTCCTGCGCCTGGACGCTGGCGGTGCCGGTGTTGTCGGTCAGGGTACGGGCGCCGCCTTCCAGGTGATGGGCGGCACTGGTGACGGCCGTGGCCACGCCCTGCACGTCGGTCTCGAACGCGGCGGCCAGGCGGGCCTGCCGCGTCACCACCGACCAGGTCATCATCGGGCCGACATACCGGCCGTCGGTGTCGCGCACCGCGGCCAGGCGCAGTTCCAGTTCCTCATCCTCGCCGGCGCCAACACCGACGGCCCCCTTCAGGGCCAGGCGGGTCTGCCACGGCAGGCGGGCGGGGTCCTTCACCACGGCGCGGATGTCGGCACCCGCGCCATGGAACAGGTCGATGCCGGCGCCCACCGCCGTGCCGCCCGGCAGCGGCCGGGGCAAGGGGGCGCCCAAGGTCTTCAGCGCGGCCTCGCTGGCGGCGTTGGCATAGGTGATGCGGAAGTCCTGGGCGGCGTCGGCCAGCAGGACGTTCAGCGGCATGTCGTCCACCATCTGCTTCAGACGGAAGACGTCGGCCACCACGCCGCGCAGGGCACCGGCGGCGCGCAGCATGCGCCCGATCTCATCCCGGCGCTGGGTGGGGCGGATCTCCACCGTCGTGTCGTTATCGGCCAGGCGTTCCAGCAGGCGCGCCACCAGCAGGGTGGGACGGCCGACCCAGCGGCTGGCCAGCCACCAGGCGGCCAGGCCCAGCACCACGGCCAGCGCCACGCTGGCCACCAGGATGCTGGTCTTCAGGCGGTCCACCGCCTCGGCGAAGATGCGCTTCTGGATGCCGGTGTACAGCACGCCGATGGTGTGGCCGGTGCCGTCCTTGATGGGGTCGTAGGCGGTGTAGTAGGGCACGCCCAGGATGTCGGCCTCACCCCGATAGGCTTCACCCTTGCCCACCACCGTGTCGTAGACGGCGCCGCGGGCCAGGGGCGTGCCCACCGCGCGGGCGCCATCGGGCTTCATCACGTTGGTGGCGATGCGCATCATCTCGCCATCCTTGGCGGCGAAGATGGTGGCGGTGCCGCCCACCAGGCGCTTCACCGTATCGACCGATTCCGTGTTGCCCTGCAAGTCGGTGTCGCCGGCGTAAAGCTGCCCGTCCTTCAGGCTATAACCCTTGCCGTAGCCCTCCAGCACGTGCCAGGCGACGCGCATGTTGGCGTCCTGCCGATCCTTGGCCAGTTCCATGGTGAAACCCGCCAGCAGCACGTGGCTGATGCCCATGCTGACCACCGTCAGCAGCGTCACCGCACCCACGATCAGCAGGGCGATGCGGGTGGCAACCGACAGGTCGAACAGGCGGCGGGCGGTACCGCTCCCATTTTCGGAGATGGCGGTGCCGCGGCCGGCGGACTGGGCTTGGAACATGGTCTTCACTCTCCAAAAAAAACAAAGTCCGCCGAACCGCGGGGACACGTGAGGGGCGTCGGCATGCAGGCACGACAAAAAGACGAAGCTGCCCAGGCGCTCCCCCTGGACACGATGCCCGCGGCCGAACGCCGCACACCCATCTTTCTGGATGACACCCTAAATATAGAACCTCTCAAATTAGATCCAGGGGACTCGGCATGCCATTTTCGAAGATTAGACCGTCGCAAGGACAATCCGCCCCTTAACAAGGCAACAACCTTTCCTTCACTACATGGGCGATCTTCGGGGCAATTGGTTAATCAGACGATAAACATATACATAAGTATTGGTTATTGCCGCACCATGACTTGATATCGCGATATCATCTCTATTGAAGAAGTGGTTCACCCACCCAATTAAAGTCCACCAACATCCAATCAAAGCACCAAGGTTGATGTATCAACCAAGATACGCCGGCCATTTGTGTAAAGTTTTCGCCATTAATAAATCGGCCTGACTTGCCGCCTATCCATGCCGCCGTCCTGGGACCACCGCCCTGAACGGCCCGGCGCCCCCCCGAAATGCGGCAAACGCGTGATAATGACGCCCCCACCATCGCGCCGGACGCGGCAATTGAACTGAGGGGGCGGCACAGGCACACTCCCCCACCGCATGAGAAGCGCCCAGCGTGGCGCCGGCACTACCAGAGTAGGAGTGGGCGTATGCCGTGTTCGTCGATGGGTTTTAGAGGTGCTGTCAAAACTGTTCTGACGGCGGCCCTTTCGGCGACTGCGGCGCTCTGTTTCGCCTCCCCACCTTGTCTTGCCGCCGACGGCCGCCTGCCGGCCAGCATTTCGCCCCTGCACTATGACCTGACCGTCATCCCCAATGTGGAGGCGCGGACCTTCGCGGGAGAGGTGCATATCGATATCGATGTCGCCACCGCCACGCCCGCCGTGGTGCTGAACACCGAAAGCCTGACGCTGGACCGCGTCACCATCGATGGCCAGCCCGCCACCAGCATCACCCCGGATACGGCGAACCAGACGACCACCCTGGGCACCGCCGCCCCGCTGGTGCCCGGCCACCACACGGTGGATATCGCCTATCGCGGCGTGATCGAGCAGACGGCGCGCGGCCTGTTCTCGCTGGACTACAGCGGCACCGATGCCAAGGGGGCGGCCACGCCCGCCCGCATGCTGCTGACCCAGTTCGAATCCGGCGACGCCCGCCGCTTCCTGCCCTGCTGGGACGAACCGTCGGACAAGGCGACCTTCAGCCTGTCGGTGATGGCGCCCCAGGGGCAGGCGGCCATATCCAACATGCCGGTGAAGACCGACGAGGTCCTGGCCGACGGCCGCCACCTGGTGCATTTCCAACCCACGCCGCGCATGTCCAGCTATCTGCTGTTCCTGGCCATCGGCGACCTGGAACGCGCCACCGCCCAGGCCGGCGACGTGGAGGTAGGCGTGGTGGTGCGGCGCGGATCGCTGGACAAGGCGCGCTTCGCCCTGGACACGGCGGTGGAGATCCTGGCGCGCTACAACGACTATTTCGGCACGCCCTATCCCCTGCCCAAGCTGGACTTCATCGCCGCCCCCGGTGCCGGCGGCTTCGGCGCCATGGAGAACTGGGGCGCCATCATGGCGTTCGAGAAGGACCTGCTGCTGGACCCCGGCCTGTCCAACGAGACCGCCCGCCAGCGCGTGTTCCAGGTGGTGGCGCATGAGATGGCGCACCAATGGTTCGGTGACCTGGTGACCATGGCCTGGTGGGACGACCTGTGGCTGAACGAGGGTTTCGCCTCATGGATGGAGGCCAAGGCCATGGCGGCCCTGCACCCCGACTGGTCGCCCTGGCTGGTGGCCATGCCGGCGATGGAACGGGCCAAGCGCCTGGACGCCCGCGCCTCCACCCACCCGGTGGTGCAGCCCATCAATTCCGTGGCCGAGGCGGACGAGGCCTTCGACAACATCACCTATGACAAGGGCCAGGCCGTCATCCGCATGATCGAGGCCACGGCCGGCGAGGCCGTGTTCCGCGACGGCGTGCGCCGCTACATCAAGCGCAACGCCTATGGCAACGCCACCACCCGCGACCTGTTCAAAGCGGTGGAGGAGGCGGGCGCCAAGGACGTGCTGCACATCGCCACCGACTTCGTCACCAAGCCCGGCATCCCCCTGGTCAGTGCCGGCGCCGCCAGTTGCGGCGCGGGTGCCGCCGCCCCGGCGCCAACGGCGTCGAAGAAGCCCCACGCCAAGGCCGCCAAGGGCAAGAAGGCGGCCCCGGCCGCCACTCCCGCACCGGCCACCGGCGGCGGCAAGACCGAGGTGTCGCTGCGCCAGTCACGTTTCGCGACCGAGCCGGTGACCATCCCCGACCAGTACCATCTGCACGACCGGCTGTGGGACATCCCGGTGCCGCTGGCCACGGTCGGCGCCTCCGGCGGCTTGGGCAACGAGACGCACACCCTGCTGTCCGCCGCCACCGCCCAGGCGGCAGTGCCCGGCTGCGGCGCCCTGCTGGTCAATGCCGGCCAGACCGGATACCTCCGCGTCGCCTATTCCGAGGCGGCGTTCCAGGCCCTGGTGGACCGCGTCGACCAGTTGCCGGCCATCGACCA
Proteins encoded in this region:
- a CDS encoding cache domain-containing protein; translation: MFQAQSAGRGTAISENGSGTARRLFDLSVATRIALLIVGAVTLLTVVSMGISHVLLAGFTMELAKDRQDANMRVAWHVLEGYGKGYSLKDGQLYAGDTDLQGNTESVDTVKRLVGGTATIFAAKDGEMMRIATNVMKPDGARAVGTPLARGAVYDTVVGKGEAYRGEADILGVPYYTAYDPIKDGTGHTIGVLYTGIQKRIFAEAVDRLKTSILVASVALAVVLGLAAWWLASRWVGRPTLLVARLLERLADNDTTVEIRPTQRRDEIGRMLRAAGALRGVVADVFRLKQMVDDMPLNVLLADAAQDFRITYANAASEAALKTLGAPLPRPLPGGTAVGAGIDLFHGAGADIRAVVKDPARLPWQTRLALKGAVGVGAGEDEELELRLAAVRDTDGRYVGPMMTWSVVTRQARLAAAFETDVQGVATAVTSAAHHLEGGARTLTDNTGTASVQAQDVQAAASQTSNNVQTVAAAAQELAASVDEVGRQVERSKSIAARAVAEASATGGTMGSLAEASDRISAVVGLISDIASQTNLLALNATIEAARAGDAGKGFAVVASEVKTLAGQTAKATEEITQYVQDISQRTGQGVEAMARIEATIREVNEVAAAIAAAVEEQGAATREIARNVAEAADGTSHVTRTLTSLTAATESAGSAAGEVLGTAGGLSREAGRLNQAVEGFMKALREM
- a CDS encoding (deoxy)nucleoside triphosphate pyrophosphohydrolase — encoded protein: MADEMTPCWDGKAEPVAPVPTLLVAAVALVDADGRVLLAQRPPGKSLAGLWEFPGGKVDPGETPEVALVRELREELGIDTRSSCLAPFTFASHRYETFHLLMPLYVCRVWQGTPQPLEGQVLAWARPERLADYPMPPADVPLVAMLRDLL
- a CDS encoding peptidylprolyl isomerase — encoded protein: MFEEFSSMYVKMLRAALLTAAFGSLAGVAVAADAPKAAAPAAGAPAQAVDDPVVAKVNGKEIHRSEVLQAYQQLPAQTQQQVHLSDAYPRVLDSLITAKLLTDAGYKDKLQDSKEVKADLKRAEERFVEQAYVRKQVDARMNDALLKKKYDEMVKALPVEDEVRARHILVKTKEEADALIKQIQGGADFAKLASEQQIDKNSAAQAGDLGYFSKSEMVAPFADAAFAMKPGEVSKTPVKTDFGWHVIKVEDRRKRQAPPFEQVKEQVAQAEAQDLAAQVVADLRKGAKVEAFDITGKQAISLTPPAPAAAPAAPAKQ
- the argJ gene encoding bifunctional glutamate N-acetyltransferase/amino-acid acetyltransferase ArgJ, whose amino-acid sequence is MALKVSPLAPAGFPTLSPVAGVRLAAYNCGIRYKGRDDLMVAELAPGTTVAGVLTRSLTASAPVHWCRRGLTGGSARALVVNSGNSNAFTGAAGESLVSQTVARAAELVGCKPEEVFVASTGVIGQPLPADKIAQHLGEAWGRLDAGAWDAAARAIMTTDTFPKGAVASCKIDGKTVTLNGFAKGSGMIAPDMATMLGFLFTDAAIAAPVLQKLLSRATDLSFNCVTVDGDTSTSDTVILVATGQAGNAPITDINDARLRPFAKALDAVCLDLAQQIVRDGEGATKFVTLTVTGAVSAKAAKRIALTVANSPLVKTAVAGEDANWGRIVAAVGRAGEKADRDRLVISIGGVQICANGMEVPGYDEAPVAAHMKGQEIDIQVDLGLGRGKATVWTCDLTHGYIDINGSYRS
- a CDS encoding M1 family metallopeptidase, whose translation is MPCSSMGFRGAVKTVLTAALSATAALCFASPPCLAADGRLPASISPLHYDLTVIPNVEARTFAGEVHIDIDVATATPAVVLNTESLTLDRVTIDGQPATSITPDTANQTTTLGTAAPLVPGHHTVDIAYRGVIEQTARGLFSLDYSGTDAKGAATPARMLLTQFESGDARRFLPCWDEPSDKATFSLSVMAPQGQAAISNMPVKTDEVLADGRHLVHFQPTPRMSSYLLFLAIGDLERATAQAGDVEVGVVVRRGSLDKARFALDTAVEILARYNDYFGTPYPLPKLDFIAAPGAGGFGAMENWGAIMAFEKDLLLDPGLSNETARQRVFQVVAHEMAHQWFGDLVTMAWWDDLWLNEGFASWMEAKAMAALHPDWSPWLVAMPAMERAKRLDARASTHPVVQPINSVAEADEAFDNITYDKGQAVIRMIEATAGEAVFRDGVRRYIKRNAYGNATTRDLFKAVEEAGAKDVLHIATDFVTKPGIPLVSAGAASCGAGAAAPAPTASKKPHAKAAKGKKAAPAATPAPATGGGKTEVSLRQSRFATEPVTIPDQYHLHDRLWDIPVPLATVGASGGLGNETHTLLSAATAQAAVPGCGALLVNAGQTGYLRVAYSEAAFQALVDRVDQLPAIDQLGLMYDSAALGEAGQMAMTDSLALIRALRPDADATVWQQAADHLRQVDGYYAGRPGQAAFRVFARGVLAPVLAGIGWDPRPGQGDKVELERAALILALGAFDHPDTLTEAERRLAAETSDPTALPAGIRLPVLTVVAQHADAATFNRLHALAAGTTDALARRQLYILLGSVRDPALAEKALNLSLTDEVATTTAPNLILAAADANPDQAWRFIAAHADTIQAKLDAIQRYEFFASVAKRSNDPARVDDLNAYAEAHVPADARKGITQAAAEIAFRAKIADGRLPQVDSWLASH
- the greB gene encoding transcription elongation factor GreB, which produces MNTKPDLDDDDEDDLPPLPAGAKNYMTPEGFARMRDERQHLLRVERPKVVEVVSWAAGNGDRSENGDYLYGKKRLREIDRRIRFLTKRVESAEVVDPQLQKNRSQVFFGATVTYADEDDRRMTVTIVGRDEVDMDRNRISWVSPVARALMKAKVGDVVIVRTPKGPEEVEILEIRYPD